The Pseudofrankia inefficax genome window below encodes:
- a CDS encoding nSTAND1 domain-containing NTPase: MRTGAEARAGGQPGDDGADFFVSYAHGDEAWAEWISWQLEEAGYRVVVQAWDFLAGTHFVHEMHRAAMSAARTLAVVSAAYLTSAFSEAQWQAAWMFDPSGRERRLVPVRVEDCPLPGLLGQLVSVDVFGRSRQTAREQLLAAVASERAKPDQPPRFPGQQAAAGAPGSPRFPGPAEAGDGFWRGRSPFPGLEAFDASRAAVFKARDEDTRLLAARLRAPAGDAAGLLTVVGPSGCGKSSLVAAGLAPALGKDSDWLVLRPITPSGDPLVALAGALASAGRHLGLGWDAPRLADRLARPETAAQLVDELLAAAEPTARRLLLIIDQAEELLARGSPASQVRFLVLLAALTRGPVRAVATLRSEYLDQLIELAARAGLPVRAEALNPLPRELLHLVIVEPVRLAGLTIEDELVARMVADTGDGQALPLLAYTLQRLHAAAGEAGTAVLSAALYAHTGGVRGALIDHADAALAEAVTTFGCTDGQVLAGLLRLVTVDGEGRPVSRRVPLDQLPDGVRGVLTPFVAHRLLSVGRDPAGGPVTVELTHERLLTAWPPLATATRDRSAALVETRRVEQAAAEWDHHDQDDGYLWPGTRVDTALSLLDVADDTPKTGGTRGAGIAAGDDRTNGLLTALDARSRRFLTVSADRAHQRARRERRQRRTIRGTAALLALIVLVVPTVLFLNQRGAADRARRQTAVLDLLSRADAARGADPAQAARFALAARSVAPDGAGRTRAEATLLSLLTAPHPVGGLLTGYTDPDTVITSGSSVASVAYSPDGLTLASGSDAGLRLWNVTNPRAPAPLGKPLSGDAVTAVAFSRVGHILAGGSENGIQLWDLTNSSAPAPLGRRLSSSGAVTSVAFSPDGHVLASGSDGGLRLWNLTNPSAPAPLGRPLSSDAVTAVAFSTDGHTVASGSDDGTIRLWSLTNPGAPKPLDEPLINSSAVTAVAFSLDGHTLASGSVDHTIQLWNLTNHSAPISLGGPPIPVGNPVWSVAFASDGHTLASGSRDGVQLWNLTNPTAPAPLGSPLINVDATTAAASVAFSPDGHTLASGSDVDTIQLWDLAKASAPAPLGKPLTSGTGVASVAFAPDSHALASGSDDNKIQLWNLADSSATAPVGETLTDVYNAVVSVAFSRDGHTLASGSEGGLRLWDLTNPTAPAPLGDPLTSDDVTSVAFSRDGHTLAGGFNDGTVRLWNLTNPSAPTPLGKPLPGSDDTVTSVAFSADGHTLVSGSDAGTIRRWNLTNPNAPTPLGKPLTSTDPVTSVAFSPDGHTLASGTETGTIRLWNLTNPTAPAPLGNPLTGTDWVTSVAFSPDGDTLASGSRDHTIQLWNLTNPTAPAPLGNPLTGHTREVMAVAFSADGHTLASGSKDHTIRLWDLRPLANLRSSVAAETCAWAGELPKAEWNSLMPGISFRAACNS, translated from the coding sequence GTGCGGACGGGGGCGGAGGCACGGGCCGGCGGCCAGCCCGGTGATGATGGCGCGGACTTCTTCGTGTCGTACGCCCACGGCGACGAGGCGTGGGCGGAGTGGATCTCCTGGCAGCTGGAGGAAGCCGGCTACCGGGTCGTCGTGCAGGCCTGGGACTTCCTGGCGGGCACGCATTTCGTGCACGAGATGCACCGGGCCGCGATGTCGGCCGCTCGGACGCTGGCGGTGGTTTCGGCCGCCTATCTGACCTCGGCGTTCAGCGAGGCGCAGTGGCAGGCAGCCTGGATGTTCGACCCGTCGGGACGTGAGCGCAGGCTGGTGCCGGTCCGGGTGGAGGACTGTCCGCTGCCGGGACTGCTCGGACAGCTCGTCAGCGTCGACGTGTTCGGACGCAGCCGGCAGACGGCCCGGGAACAGCTACTCGCGGCGGTAGCGAGCGAGCGGGCCAAACCCGATCAGCCCCCGAGGTTCCCCGGCCAGCAGGCCGCCGCCGGCGCGCCGGGGTCGCCGCGCTTTCCCGGGCCGGCGGAGGCCGGGGACGGGTTCTGGCGAGGCCGGTCCCCGTTCCCTGGTCTGGAGGCGTTCGACGCGAGCCGGGCCGCGGTGTTCAAGGCCCGCGACGAGGACACCCGGCTTCTGGCCGCCCGGCTGCGCGCACCGGCAGGGGACGCGGCCGGGCTGCTGACGGTGGTGGGTCCGTCTGGCTGCGGCAAGTCCTCGTTGGTCGCCGCCGGCCTCGCCCCGGCCCTGGGCAAGGACAGCGACTGGCTGGTGCTCCGCCCCATCACGCCGAGCGGCGATCCGCTGGTCGCGCTCGCGGGTGCGCTGGCGTCCGCGGGAAGGCACCTCGGTCTCGGCTGGGACGCGCCCCGGCTGGCGGACCGCCTCGCCAGACCCGAGACCGCGGCGCAGCTCGTCGACGAGTTGCTGGCCGCGGCCGAACCGACGGCACGACGACTACTGCTGATCATCGACCAGGCCGAGGAACTGCTGGCCCGCGGCAGCCCGGCCAGCCAGGTGCGGTTCCTGGTCCTGCTCGCCGCGCTGACCCGCGGACCGGTGCGGGCGGTCGCCACGCTGCGCTCCGAGTACCTTGACCAGCTGATCGAACTGGCGGCCCGCGCGGGTCTGCCGGTGCGCGCCGAGGCGCTCAATCCGCTGCCCCGCGAGCTCCTGCACCTGGTCATCGTGGAGCCGGTGCGCCTGGCCGGCCTGACGATCGAGGACGAGCTCGTCGCCCGCATGGTCGCGGACACCGGCGACGGGCAGGCGCTGCCGTTGCTCGCGTACACCCTGCAACGGCTGCACGCCGCCGCCGGCGAGGCTGGTACCGCCGTGCTGTCCGCTGCCCTGTACGCCCACACCGGCGGCGTCCGCGGCGCGCTCATCGACCACGCCGACGCGGCGCTCGCCGAGGCCGTCACGACGTTCGGGTGTACCGACGGCCAGGTGCTGGCCGGCCTGCTCCGGCTCGTCACCGTCGATGGCGAGGGTCGTCCCGTCAGTCGCCGCGTTCCTCTCGACCAGCTCCCCGATGGGGTTCGCGGCGTGCTCACCCCGTTCGTCGCCCACCGGCTCCTGAGCGTCGGCCGAGACCCGGCCGGCGGGCCGGTCACCGTCGAGCTGACCCATGAGCGGCTGCTGACCGCGTGGCCGCCGCTCGCCACCGCGACCCGCGACCGGTCGGCGGCGCTCGTCGAAACCAGGCGCGTCGAGCAGGCCGCCGCGGAATGGGACCACCACGACCAGGACGACGGCTACCTGTGGCCGGGTACCCGCGTCGACACGGCGCTGAGCCTCCTGGACGTGGCCGACGACACGCCGAAAACCGGCGGCACGCGGGGAGCCGGCATCGCTGCCGGGGACGATCGAACCAACGGCCTCCTGACCGCGCTCGATGCTCGTAGCCGGCGGTTCCTCACCGTCTCCGCCGACCGGGCCCACCAGCGTGCGCGACGCGAGCGGCGGCAACGGCGCACCATCCGCGGCACGGCGGCGCTCCTCGCCCTGATCGTGCTCGTCGTGCCGACGGTCCTGTTCCTCAACCAGCGGGGCGCGGCCGACCGGGCTCGCCGCCAGACGGCAGTCCTCGACCTGCTCTCGCGCGCCGACGCCGCCAGGGGAGCGGACCCGGCGCAGGCGGCGCGGTTCGCGCTCGCCGCCCGATCCGTCGCCCCCGACGGCGCCGGACGCACCCGCGCCGAAGCGACCCTCCTGAGCCTGCTGACCGCGCCGCATCCGGTCGGCGGTCTGCTGACCGGCTACACGGACCCCGACACGGTGATCACGTCCGGGTCGTCGGTGGCATCGGTGGCGTACTCCCCCGACGGGCTCACGCTGGCCAGCGGCTCCGACGCCGGCCTCCGCCTGTGGAACGTGACCAACCCTCGCGCACCCGCCCCGCTCGGCAAGCCACTGAGCGGCGACGCGGTGACGGCGGTGGCCTTCTCCCGCGTCGGCCACATCCTCGCCGGCGGCTCCGAGAACGGCATCCAGCTCTGGGACCTGACCAACTCCAGCGCGCCAGCCCCGCTCGGCAGGCGACTATCCAGCAGCGGCGCGGTGACGTCAGTGGCGTTCTCCCCCGACGGACACGTCCTGGCCAGCGGCTCCGACGGCGGCCTCCGGCTCTGGAACCTGACCAATCCCAGCGCACCAGCCCCACTCGGCAGGCCACTGAGCAGCGACGCGGTGACGGCGGTGGCGTTCTCCACCGACGGACACACCGTCGCCAGCGGCTCCGATGACGGCACGATCCGCCTCTGGAGCCTGACCAACCCCGGCGCACCGAAACCGCTCGATGAGCCACTGATCAACAGCAGCGCGGTGACGGCGGTGGCGTTCTCCCTCGACGGACACACCCTGGCGAGCGGCTCAGTCGACCACACGATCCAGCTGTGGAACCTGACCAACCACAGTGCGCCAATCTCGCTCGGCGGCCCACCGATCCCCGTCGGCAACCCGGTGTGGTCGGTGGCGTTCGCTTCCGACGGGCACACCCTGGCCAGCGGTTCCCGGGACGGCGTCCAGCTGTGGAACCTGACCAACCCCACCGCGCCAGCCCCACTCGGCAGCCCGCTGATCAACGTCGACGCGACGACGGCGGCGGCGTCGGTGGCGTTCTCCCCCGATGGTCACACCCTGGCCAGCGGCTCCGACGTCGACACGATCCAGCTGTGGGACCTGGCGAAGGCCAGCGCGCCGGCCCCACTCGGCAAGCCGCTGACCAGCGGCACCGGAGTGGCGTCGGTGGCCTTCGCACCCGACAGCCACGCCCTCGCCAGCGGCTCAGACGACAACAAGATCCAACTGTGGAACCTGGCCGACTCCAGCGCAACGGCGCCAGTCGGCGAGACGCTGACCGACGTCTACAACGCCGTGGTGTCGGTGGCGTTCTCCCGTGACGGGCACACCCTGGCCAGCGGCTCCGAGGGCGGCCTTCGGCTGTGGGACCTGACCAACCCGACCGCGCCAGCCCCACTCGGCGACCCGTTGACCAGCGACGATGTGACGTCAGTGGCTTTCTCCCGCGACGGGCACACTCTGGCCGGCGGTTTCAACGACGGCACGGTTCGGCTGTGGAACCTGACCAACCCCAGCGCGCCAACCCCACTCGGCAAGCCGCTCCCCGGCAGCGACGACACGGTGACGTCGGTGGCGTTCTCCGCGGACGGGCACACCCTGGTCAGCGGCTCAGACGCCGGCACGATCCGGCGCTGGAACCTGACCAACCCCAACGCGCCAACCCCACTCGGCAAGCCACTGACCAGCACCGACCCGGTGACGTCCGTGGCGTTCTCCCCCGACGGGCACACCCTGGCCAGCGGCACCGAAACCGGGACGATCCGGCTGTGGAACCTGACCAACCCGACCGCGCCAGCCCCACTCGGCAACCCGTTGACCGGCACCGACTGGGTGACGTCGGTGGCGTTCTCCCCCGACGGAGACACCCTCGCCAGCGGCTCCCGCGACCACACGATCCAGCTGTGGAACCTGACCAACCCCACCGCGCCAGCCCCACTCGGCAACCCGTTGACCGGCCACACCCGCGAGGTGATGGCGGTGGCGTTCTCCGCCGACGGACACACCCTCGCCAGCGGCTCCAAGGACCACACCATCCGGCTCTGGGACCTCAGGCCGCTGGCCAACCTACGTTCCAGCGTCGCGGCCGAGACCTGTGCCTGGGCCGGCGAACTGCCGAAGGCCGAGTGGAACAGTCTGATGCCAGGAATCTCCTTCCGCGCGGCCTGTAACTCCTGA
- a CDS encoding polysaccharide deacetylase family protein, with translation MQFDVGPVSLTPDVPGPFVVWAGDDGYDTQAGYFSLLASSGIMGTFFLSVDWVDQAGTSPVYGDAYITTSQVEAIVAAGHEVATHGKNHEDLTSYYTTYGSAALDLLLGAAIGEIQTKFGFSVKTGSYPGGSANDRVKEIVSRRHEYFRCSRGVVSQNAPDPFNVPGIDILAPSESDIKGYIDEAVANRSIVVLFHHGSIDSTQLTKVSNLISYASSAGCDQGTFYRAMSQRTKWLSTRAMIDAQGNAFNPTVHTNEVIVDRDDSIGGYYLLGLDESTNAPYVDASSGTPFEFRKDLLALAALSVGRRQVFADFTTTNASTTVSSGSAGFRADDVGLSISGTGIPGATTIAAVVSPTQATMSAAATASGANVTVTLGRPASGDVTSAGAMRLYNGLALYGTASQVVYFARLESTVEGSISANQWINNGTGGAGGEMTVDSGSGGSYVNIKGFATRIRSEDGTERLRLGAAKDGLDFGAAEDVTLQRDGSGNLAANVTFQTAGDLIVGNAGNGLLVKEGTNACLGAATLSSGSATVSTSAVTANSRIYLTPQNLSGVGTPQAMAVSARTAGTSFTITSASSSDASTIAWMIVEPA, from the coding sequence ATGCAGTTTGACGTCGGTCCAGTCAGCCTGACGCCTGATGTGCCTGGTCCATTCGTGGTCTGGGCTGGCGACGATGGCTACGACACCCAGGCGGGATACTTCTCCCTGCTCGCCTCCAGTGGGATCATGGGAACCTTCTTCCTGTCGGTCGACTGGGTGGACCAGGCCGGGACATCCCCTGTATACGGGGACGCCTACATCACGACGTCCCAGGTCGAAGCCATCGTCGCCGCCGGCCACGAGGTCGCCACCCATGGCAAGAACCATGAAGATCTTACGAGCTACTACACGACCTATGGCTCGGCGGCGCTCGACCTCCTGCTTGGTGCCGCGATCGGCGAGATTCAAACGAAATTCGGCTTCTCGGTCAAGACGGGCTCCTATCCGGGTGGGTCTGCGAACGACCGGGTAAAGGAAATAGTCAGCCGTCGGCACGAGTACTTCCGGTGCAGCCGGGGCGTCGTCAGCCAAAACGCACCGGATCCGTTCAACGTCCCAGGGATAGACATCCTTGCTCCGTCCGAGTCGGATATCAAGGGGTACATCGACGAGGCTGTGGCGAACCGCAGCATCGTCGTCCTCTTCCACCACGGCTCCATTGACTCGACGCAGCTGACCAAGGTGTCCAACCTGATCTCCTACGCGAGTAGCGCGGGATGTGATCAGGGGACGTTCTACCGGGCGATGAGCCAGCGGACCAAATGGCTGTCGACGCGTGCGATGATCGATGCCCAGGGCAACGCGTTCAATCCGACCGTCCACACCAACGAGGTGATCGTCGACCGCGACGACAGCATCGGCGGCTACTACCTGCTGGGCCTGGACGAGTCGACGAACGCGCCGTACGTGGACGCGTCGAGTGGAACGCCATTTGAATTCAGAAAGGACCTCCTGGCGCTTGCCGCACTCTCTGTGGGGCGCCGCCAGGTGTTCGCCGACTTCACGACGACCAACGCCTCGACGACCGTCTCGTCGGGGAGCGCGGGGTTCCGGGCCGACGACGTGGGTCTCTCCATCAGCGGTACCGGCATCCCGGGCGCCACGACGATCGCGGCTGTCGTGTCGCCCACTCAGGCCACCATGTCGGCTGCCGCGACGGCCAGCGGGGCGAATGTGACGGTCACGCTCGGCCGGCCCGCGTCCGGCGACGTCACGTCCGCGGGAGCAATGCGCCTGTACAACGGGCTCGCCCTGTACGGGACCGCGTCGCAGGTGGTGTACTTCGCGCGCCTTGAATCGACGGTGGAAGGGTCCATCAGCGCGAACCAGTGGATCAACAACGGTACTGGCGGCGCCGGTGGCGAGATGACCGTCGACTCGGGCAGCGGCGGGTCCTACGTGAACATCAAGGGATTCGCGACCAGGATCCGAAGCGAGGACGGCACCGAACGTCTGCGATTGGGCGCCGCCAAGGACGGCCTTGATTTCGGCGCGGCCGAGGACGTGACACTCCAGCGGGACGGGAGCGGAAACCTCGCCGCCAATGTGACCTTCCAGACGGCTGGCGATCTGATCGTAGGTAACGCCGGAAACGGGCTCCTGGTCAAGGAAGGGACCAACGCCTGCCTCGGTGCCGCCACGTTGTCCAGCGGTTCGGCCACGGTCTCCACGAGTGCCGTCACCGCGAACAGCAGGATCTACCTGACGCCACAGAACCTGTCCGGGGTCGGCACGCCCCAGGCGATGGCTGTCTCCGCGAGAACAGCGGGAACGAGCTTCACGATCACATCGGCTTCGTCGTCCGACGCGTCGACGATCGCCTGGATGATCGTGGAGCCCGCCTGA
- a CDS encoding glycoside hydrolase family 26 protein — MRHRAGVSASTVASQAPDVRPADARTPARRTPGSEGGRGGRRRLGWTAAATALTVAAAALGFLVLTPHGGSSVVVAPSLGNGLSRALALATTAAPTSPAAATPTTTPTPTPGATTAKPPAALAAAPGGGRVPGGLSGITAGSLSQVQAWERFRGTPVNVVQTFADLSSWDTMVHPWIGSGPEKFSTFNGRWVISESFYPDGGGDMGTCANGGYAAKWNQFGSWLTAQGRSDTIVRLAWEANGDWEPWSVSKTDTSTWIRCFQQVVTAIRATDPKVRIDWTLNSHSGGLDAYPGNGYVDIVGIDTYDHWPPSLTQATFDQQCHEATGLCSVIAFARAHGKQFSVPEWGLVGTQDTGAGRAGQAGGDNPVYIRAMYNVLRANSDDLAYEAYFSDSSPDNVHSSLVNPDENPNSAALYAQLW; from the coding sequence GTGCGACATCGGGCAGGCGTCTCGGCGAGCACGGTGGCCTCACAGGCGCCCGACGTACGGCCGGCCGATGCGCGCACCCCAGCCAGGCGGACTCCGGGCAGCGAGGGCGGGCGCGGCGGTCGGCGCAGGCTCGGCTGGACGGCCGCCGCCACCGCTCTGACCGTGGCAGCGGCGGCCCTTGGATTCCTCGTGCTGACCCCGCACGGCGGGAGCAGCGTCGTCGTGGCCCCCAGCCTCGGGAACGGGCTCAGCCGGGCGCTGGCGCTCGCCACCACCGCGGCGCCGACCTCGCCCGCCGCGGCGACGCCGACGACGACACCGACCCCGACACCGGGGGCCACGACGGCGAAGCCGCCCGCCGCCCTGGCCGCCGCGCCAGGCGGTGGGCGCGTTCCGGGCGGCCTGTCGGGGATCACCGCCGGCAGCCTGAGCCAGGTGCAGGCGTGGGAGCGGTTCCGCGGCACGCCGGTCAACGTCGTGCAGACGTTCGCCGACCTGAGCAGCTGGGACACGATGGTCCACCCGTGGATCGGCTCCGGTCCGGAGAAGTTCTCCACCTTCAACGGCCGTTGGGTGATCTCCGAGTCGTTCTACCCGGACGGCGGAGGTGACATGGGCACCTGCGCGAACGGCGGATACGCCGCGAAATGGAATCAGTTCGGCAGTTGGCTGACCGCCCAGGGCCGGTCGGACACGATCGTGCGGCTCGCCTGGGAGGCCAACGGCGACTGGGAACCCTGGTCGGTCAGCAAGACCGACACGAGCACGTGGATCCGCTGCTTCCAGCAGGTCGTCACCGCGATCCGCGCCACCGATCCGAAGGTGCGGATCGACTGGACGCTGAACTCCCACAGCGGCGGCCTCGACGCCTACCCGGGCAACGGCTATGTCGACATCGTCGGCATCGACACCTACGACCACTGGCCGCCGAGCCTCACCCAGGCGACCTTCGACCAGCAGTGCCACGAGGCGACCGGGCTGTGCTCGGTGATCGCGTTCGCGCGGGCGCACGGCAAGCAGTTCTCGGTCCCCGAGTGGGGCCTCGTCGGCACACAGGACACCGGCGCGGGCCGGGCGGGCCAGGCGGGCGGCGACAACCCGGTCTACATCCGGGCCATGTACAACGTTCTGCGCGCGAACTCCGACGACCTCGCCTACGAGGCCTATTTCAGCGACTCGTCGCCGGACAACGTGCACTCCTCGCTGGTCAACCCGGACGAGAACCCGAACAGCGCGGCCCTCTACGCCCAGCTCTGGTAA
- a CDS encoding NUDIX domain-containing protein produces MKPHGTHSEEDLDPMSAGYETVASRPVYADKVMSLRVDDVRMPGGQVAERAVLDRPAAVTIVPLDDTDRVFLLSQYRHPVGGYLIELPAGLADKPGETPFEAARRELYEEAALRAATWHILADMRVSPGAVNQLARVYLARDLTVVPDDERYELGQAGEFEEADFRTEWLSLDEAVARVHAGEIQNSATVAGLLAAASARALGWKPLRPADLPWPAPLTARTR; encoded by the coding sequence ATGAAGCCGCACGGCACCCACTCCGAGGAGGATCTGGACCCGATGAGCGCGGGCTACGAGACGGTCGCGTCGCGGCCGGTCTACGCGGACAAGGTGATGTCCCTGCGGGTCGACGACGTCCGGATGCCCGGCGGCCAGGTCGCCGAGCGTGCGGTCCTCGATCGGCCCGCGGCGGTGACGATCGTGCCGCTTGACGACACCGACCGGGTCTTCCTGCTCTCCCAGTACCGTCACCCCGTCGGCGGCTACCTGATCGAGCTACCGGCCGGGCTGGCCGACAAGCCGGGAGAGACGCCCTTCGAGGCGGCGAGGCGAGAGCTGTACGAAGAGGCCGCGCTCCGGGCCGCCACCTGGCACATCCTCGCGGACATGCGCGTATCGCCGGGGGCGGTCAACCAGCTGGCCCGCGTCTACCTCGCCCGCGACCTGACGGTCGTCCCGGACGACGAGCGTTACGAACTCGGCCAGGCCGGCGAGTTCGAGGAGGCCGACTTCCGCACCGAGTGGCTGAGCCTTGACGAGGCCGTCGCGCGGGTACACGCCGGCGAGATCCAGAACTCCGCCACGGTCGCCGGCCTGCTCGCAGCGGCAAGCGCCCGGGCCCTCGGCTGGAAGCCCCTGCGTCCGGCCGACCTCCCCTGGCCGGCCCCGCTCACCGCCCGGACCCGGTGA
- a CDS encoding RCC1 domain-containing protein gives MSQRQWRTGMCSAVLAAVGVIVLSTAPTAAATGPGFVLDWGANGQGQLGDGTTTGRLTPVQVLGIDELTAVAAGEGTGYAMAYGAVQAWGDNSHNELGDGTTTDRLTPVQVNDLVDVVAIGAGAHNGYAVRSDGTAWAWGENSDGSVGDGTTVNRSLPVQVAGLTDVTAVAGGMHTGYAVRSDGTAWAWGENNAGQLGDGTTTDSPTPVQVSGLTQVNAIAGGVYRGYALRSDGTVWAWGSNSFGALGDGTTTDSLTPVPVAGLTQITAIAAGSNSGYALRSDGTVWAWGYNYEGQLGNGTTTDSSTPVQVSGLTRATAIAAGAYTGYALRRDGTVRAWGSGAGGALGNGTTTNRSTPAQVTGLSGITTIAGGGLSGYAVN, from the coding sequence ATGTCTCAGCGACAATGGCGAACAGGGATGTGCTCGGCGGTGCTGGCCGCCGTGGGAGTGATCGTCCTGTCCACGGCCCCGACAGCCGCGGCGACCGGGCCCGGCTTCGTGCTCGACTGGGGTGCCAATGGCCAGGGCCAGCTCGGCGACGGCACGACCACGGGCCGCCTGACCCCGGTTCAGGTCCTGGGTATAGACGAACTCACCGCCGTCGCGGCCGGCGAGGGCACCGGGTATGCGATGGCCTACGGCGCCGTCCAGGCCTGGGGTGACAACTCACACAACGAGCTCGGTGACGGCACCACCACTGACCGCCTGACCCCGGTGCAGGTCAACGACCTGGTCGACGTGGTCGCCATCGGGGCCGGCGCGCACAACGGCTATGCGGTGCGCAGCGACGGGACCGCCTGGGCCTGGGGAGAGAACAGCGACGGTTCCGTCGGCGACGGCACCACCGTCAACCGCTCGCTTCCGGTCCAGGTCGCCGGCCTGACCGACGTGACCGCCGTCGCCGGCGGTATGCACACCGGGTACGCGGTGCGCAGCGACGGGACCGCCTGGGCCTGGGGAGAGAACAACGCCGGGCAGCTTGGTGACGGCACCACGACGGACAGCCCGACGCCTGTCCAGGTCTCCGGTCTGACCCAGGTGAACGCCATCGCCGGCGGGGTGTACCGGGGATATGCGCTGCGCAGTGACGGCACGGTCTGGGCCTGGGGCTCCAACAGCTTCGGCGCGCTTGGAGACGGCACCACGACGGACAGCCTGACTCCGGTGCCGGTCGCCGGCCTGACCCAGATCACCGCCATCGCGGCCGGCAGCAACAGCGGGTACGCGCTGCGCAGCGATGGCACGGTCTGGGCCTGGGGATACAACTACGAAGGCCAGCTTGGTAACGGCACCACGACGGACAGTTCGACGCCGGTCCAGGTCTCCGGCCTGACCCGGGCCACCGCCATCGCGGCCGGCGCCTACACCGGGTACGCGCTGCGCCGTGACGGCACCGTCCGGGCCTGGGGATCCGGCGCCGGCGGCGCGCTCGGTAACGGCACCACCACCAACCGGTCGACCCCGGCCCAGGTCACCGGCCTGAGCGGCATCACGACGATCGCCGGCGGCGGCCTCAGCGGGTACGCGGTGAACTGA
- a CDS encoding NUDIX domain-containing protein, with translation MGDGYETVDSRLVHENHIMSIRVEQVRMPGGQIAERDVIDRMGAVVIVALDGDGRVFLLSQYRHPVGGFVVELPAGLLDKPDETPFEAARRELYEEAGLRASTWHTLLDLRLTPAAMNHRVRVYLARDLTVVPDDERYELGQGGEFEEADFRSEWVDLGEAVGRALAGELQNDAAVAGLLATAAAAAQTDDWHSLRPADLPWPPRLVTGQAPRVPSAGSAEVGPPA, from the coding sequence ATGGGCGACGGCTACGAGACGGTGGACTCGCGGTTGGTACACGAGAACCACATCATGTCGATCCGGGTCGAGCAGGTCCGGATGCCCGGAGGTCAGATCGCCGAGCGCGACGTCATCGACCGGATGGGCGCCGTGGTGATCGTCGCCCTCGATGGCGACGGACGGGTCTTCCTGCTCTCGCAGTACCGGCATCCGGTGGGTGGGTTCGTCGTCGAGCTTCCCGCCGGGTTGCTCGACAAGCCGGACGAGACGCCTTTCGAGGCGGCCCGGCGCGAGCTCTACGAGGAGGCGGGCCTGCGCGCTTCGACCTGGCACACGCTGCTGGACCTGCGACTGACCCCGGCGGCCATGAACCACCGGGTGCGCGTCTATCTGGCCCGCGACCTGACTGTCGTCCCGGACGACGAGCGTTACGAGCTGGGCCAGGGTGGGGAGTTCGAGGAGGCGGACTTCCGCTCCGAGTGGGTCGACCTCGGCGAAGCCGTCGGCCGGGCACTCGCCGGCGAGCTCCAGAACGACGCCGCCGTCGCCGGCCTGCTCGCGACCGCCGCCGCCGCCGCTCAGACCGACGACTGGCATTCGCTGCGGCCCGCCGACCTCCCCTGGCCACCCCGCCTCGTCACCGGCCAGGCACCTCGAGTACCTAGCGCCGGGTCCGCCGAGGTCGGCCCGCCAGCTTGA
- a CDS encoding PLP-dependent cysteine synthase family protein, translating to MRFESLVDSVGRTPLVGLPRLSPSADVRLWAKLEQDNPTGSIKDRAALWMVQDAEKRGVLSPGATVLEPTSGNTGISLAMVCSQRGYRLICVMPENTSVERRQLLAMWGAEIIYSPAAGGSNEAVAVAKRLSAEHPDWVMLYQYGNPANAQAHYETTGPEILEDLPTITHFVAGLGTTGTLMGTGRYLKEQVPGITVIAAEPRYGELVYGLRNIDEGFVPELYDPSVLTSRYSVGPREALRRTRELVEQEGIFAGISTGAILHAALAQAEKAVKDGKRADIAFIVCDGGWKYLSTGAYAGTLEEAEAALEGQLWA from the coding sequence ATGCGTTTTGAATCCCTGGTGGACTCGGTAGGACGAACCCCGCTGGTCGGCCTGCCGAGATTGTCGCCGTCCGCCGACGTGCGGTTGTGGGCCAAGCTGGAGCAGGACAACCCGACCGGTTCGATCAAGGACCGGGCCGCGCTGTGGATGGTCCAGGACGCCGAGAAGCGCGGCGTGCTGAGCCCGGGCGCGACCGTGCTGGAGCCGACCTCCGGTAACACCGGGATCTCGCTGGCGATGGTCTGCAGCCAGCGCGGCTACCGCCTGATCTGTGTGATGCCGGAGAACACCTCGGTCGAGCGCCGGCAGCTGCTGGCGATGTGGGGTGCGGAGATCATCTACTCGCCGGCGGCCGGCGGCTCGAACGAGGCGGTCGCCGTCGCCAAGCGGCTGTCCGCCGAACACCCCGACTGGGTCATGCTCTACCAGTACGGCAACCCGGCCAACGCCCAGGCGCACTACGAGACGACCGGCCCGGAGATCCTCGAGGACCTGCCGACCATCACCCACTTCGTCGCCGGCCTCGGCACCACCGGCACGCTGATGGGGACCGGCCGTTACCTCAAGGAGCAGGTCCCCGGGATCACGGTCATCGCCGCCGAGCCGCGCTACGGCGAGCTGGTCTACGGGCTGCGCAACATCGACGAGGGTTTCGTGCCCGAACTGTATGACCCGTCGGTGCTGACGTCCCGGTACTCGGTCGGGCCACGGGAGGCGCTGCGGCGCACCCGCGAGCTGGTCGAGCAGGAGGGCATCTTCGCCGGCATCTCCACGGGGGCGATCCTGCACGCCGCGCTCGCCCAGGCCGAGAAGGCCGTGAAGGACGGCAAGCGCGCCGACATCGCCTTCATCGTCTGCGATGGCGGCTGGAAGTACCTCTCCACCGGCGCCTACGCCGGCACCCTGGAGGAAGCCGAAGCCGCGCTCGAAGGCCAGCTCTGGGCCTAG